The Candidatus Aminicenantes bacterium genomic interval GGTTCCCCATCCGCATTTTCAATCCGGGCGAGTTCCAGCAACAAGACTACGACGCCATCGTTTACCACATGGGCAACAACTATCGGGCGCACAAGTACATCTATGAAGCCATGAAAATGTTTCCCGGCATCGTGGTCCTGCACGACTATGTCCTGCAGGGATTCTACGCCGAAATGATGCAAGCCAACCGCGACCATGCCCGCTACCTGGAACTGCTGCAGCGCTTCTATCCCAAGGATGGCCCCCTCCTGGCCCAGCGCATGATCGACCGGCTGCCGCACCCGATCTGGGAATCGGAGCTGGCCATCCAGTTTCCCCTCAACGAAGAGGTCATCGGCATGGCCAAGGGACTGATCGTCCACTCGGCGTTCCTGGAAACCCTGGTCCGGAAAAAGCATGCGCTGCCCATCGCCCGCATCCCCCATCACGGCCACGACCTGCCGCCGCTCGACCGCCTTGAACTAAAAAGGGAACTGGGCTTCAGCGCCGACGACCTGGTGCTGCTCTCGACCGGGTATGTCACCAAGAACAAGCGCTACGAAGCCATCATCCCCGCCTTGAGCGCCGCCGCCATCGCCAACCTGAAATATGTCATCATCGGCCAGGATGAGGCCAACTATCTCAAGGTGCTCGCCCAGGGCAAGGCTCTCACCGTCATCCGCAGGGGTTTCGTCGCCCTGGCCGACCTGGAAAAGCACATCGCGGCCGCCGACATCTGCCTCAACCTGCGCTACCCGACCATGGGGGAAAACTCGGGATCGCTGCTGCGTATGATGAGCGGCGCCAAGCCGGTGCTGGTCTCAAACACCGGCTCCTACCGGGAGCTTCCCGACGAAGCGGTCATCAAGATCGGCTGCGACGTGGACGAAAAGGAGATGATCAAGCGCTTCGTGCGGGCATTGGCCGAAGATGCCGACTTCCGGCAATCCATCGGAGCCGAAGCCGCCAGCTATGTCAGGCGCGAATGCAGCATCGCCGGCTGCGCCAGACGCTACGCGGAATTCATCGCCAGCGTCCTTGCGCCGGCAGGAGCACATGATGGAAAACGACGACATTAAAAAAACCCTGCAGGAATTGAAGGTTTTATGTGACGCGGAGCGGGAAAGGCTGGAGGGAATCGATA includes:
- a CDS encoding glycosyltransferase family 4 protein, with the protein product MKIALFTPLNPVRSGIADYNEEMLPELGTHADIDLYVDGSYTPSNTRISGRFPIRIFNPGEFQQQDYDAIVYHMGNNYRAHKYIYEAMKMFPGIVVLHDYVLQGFYAEMMQANRDHARYLELLQRFYPKDGPLLAQRMIDRLPHPIWESELAIQFPLNEEVIGMAKGLIVHSAFLETLVRKKHALPIARIPHHGHDLPPLDRLELKRELGFSADDLVLLSTGYVTKNKRYEAIIPALSAAAIANLKYVIIGQDEANYLKVLAQGKALTVIRRGFVALADLEKHIAAADICLNLRYPTMGENSGSLLRMMSGAKPVLVSNTGSYRELPDEAVIKIGCDVDEKEMIKRFVRALAEDADFRQSIGAEAASYVRRECSIAGCARRYAEFIASVLAPAGAHDGKRRH